The Pedosphaera parvula Ellin514 DNA segment TTTATATTTCCCGAATAGAGCGAGTTTTTAAAAAGGACGAATCTTCTGGTTTCCAATTGCTTGCTGCGGTTTTGCGTGAAGGTGAAATTCAAAGAGGAAGTGTGCCTACCATAACATGCAAAAAGGAAACTGCTGCTCGGAAAATCTTACAGCTAGCATTGGATGCTCATCTGCTTGAATCCGATACGCCTAAAGGGCCGGTTAGACTGGCTTTTCCCGCCAAGGTGCTTGAAAGTTATTTTCCAAAATTGGCTCAGGAATTAGAATAGCTATTTGTGTTTTTTGGCTTTGAACAGTTCGATCCTATTCGTCGCTGATTCATGATAGGAGAGCCGTGCCGAGACGCTCCGAGGATTTTTCATTGGGGAGAGTGTGTCTATTTATCGAAAAGGCACATAGCAAACAAGGATGGCGCTGGTTGTCTGCATTCTTTATTTTCAAGCGCATGAGTGCATTCAAAGGAACATTAATTGCCGCTGAGTTGCCGTGGATGATTTCTCCATCCGTATCTGATTTACGAATTAAGGTGGTGGAAAATGGGGATGCCGTTGTGTCTGCCGAGGTGGCTGTACTGCCAGAGAAGAATCCTGAATCTGCCGGGCTCGAAAACAAGAGGGTCTTGATCACTTTCAAAGGCGGGCAATGGGTAAGCACCGAGCCAGCGTTTGCTGACAGGGAAACAATCCCTCCGGAACTTTTCGAGGAGTGTCCTCAAGTGGAATTTGATGGGGGGAAGGACTATCTCATTCGCTTTAGAAGGAAATGGTGTTCTTCTGGTCTGTGTCCCGATCCTCGCGTTTATGAGGTTCACAATTCGGTCTGGTCGAAAGAGAAAAATGCCGCACGGTTCGGGTGCAGGCATTATGTCGTGGAGGGACATGATATGTGGCTTCAGGTGATTGCGAAAGGGTTTGATTGGAAGTTGGATGGGCCCTCGAGCGCAGAATTTATTGATCCGACACGGCTGCCAGTTTTGTAGAGGTGGTGGTATTCTCTCGTCGGGTCTCGGTCAGTGTCGTCGTCGTATGGATATAACATCTAAAATGTTAACTGAGGCGGATTCTGTGGAGCAGTTGGAGCTCTTAATGCAATCGCTTGAGCGGGAGCTTGCGAATGGCAATGGGCGGGCGGGGTTTCTTTTGGCCAACGCTTATGGCCTGGATAATTCGTTTTTTAAACATGAGCTCGGAGCGCCATTGAAACCGGATTTTGAGAAGGCGCTTCATTTTTTTAAATTGTCGTTTCCCGCTCTCTGCAAAGAAGCAGAGTTGGGTAATGGGGAGGCGATGCATCTGGTGGGGATTTATTACCAGGGCGGGACGCCTCCGGTTGCCCGTGATAGTGCGCAGCACATGGTTTGGTCTCACCGAGCTTTTGAAGCGGGTTATATACCGGCTGCTAATGATCTGTATTCGTATTATTCCAATAAAAATAGCGAGGTTTATGACCAGGAGAAGGCGGCGTATTATTTGAAGA contains these protein-coding regions:
- a CDS encoding sel1 repeat family protein, with protein sequence MLTEADSVEQLELLMQSLERELANGNGRAGFLLANAYGLDNSFFKHELGAPLKPDFEKALHFFKLSFPALCKEAELGNGEAMHLVGIYYQGGTPPVARDSAQHMVWSHRAFEAGYIPAANDLYSYYSNKNSEVYDQEKAAYYLKILTDTGTRFVV